The Haladaptatus cibarius D43 genome contains the following window.
CCTACCAGTTGGCGGACGACGTACCCGGCGTTCTCGTGTATCCGTCCCAGAATGGCGGACTCGAGACCGAATATTCGGTCGACGAACGACTACCACTGAGAGTCGTCGAACTGCCAACATCCCGCTCCACGAACGACTTTCAGGCATTTTCTCGCGGTCTATCGACCGCTCTGAAAACGGTGTTCGATGAATTAGTCGTGCGTTGGTGAAAGGAACGATGTCCCCACGACAGTTTGCATCATTCAACCTACGCATTCCTGACTGCTGATAAGTGACTGTGATGGTCGCCTGTGCGACCTGACTTGTGACTTGAAGACGTGCGTATAGAAACTCAAGGATCGGGCGGTCGATAGGCACAGGGTATTTCCATTCCCTACAGGTAGTGTCATCGATGGGTCTCCCCGGACACCTGTTCGGACTCGGCATGAGAACGTTGCTGACGAGCGCGCTCAAGAAATAGTCTCTCGCCTCTCTTCGAGCTGAACGCTCTTCGGCGGCTCATTGAGTTTAACCAACAGCGGATCCGCTACTTGGTATTCTGTTGGTTAACCTCCGTATTTTTCTTCGAACGCGATTTCTTGCTGCACTAGATTTTCGATTCCCTCTCGAACGCCTTCTGTAAGAACTGTCTGACCCATCTCGGTTAGTTCGTAGTACGAGTACGTTTCTTTCGTCCCTGTATTCGGATCTCGTCGATTTCGAATCAGCGCAGCGTCCTTGAGCGTACGGAGTGGGTAGTGCAGCGCATTGTCTTGCTCTCCAAGTATCTCTGACAGCTCACTTGTGCTGAGTTCGGAACTCTGAGCGAGTGCGTTGAGGATCCTGAACTGCTTCGGTTTCGACGCGACTTGATACATTCTCAAATAGTCGTCAAGGTCAAAGAGACTAGTCTCTGGGAGTTCGACGCTGAGTATACCTTCGTCGGGGGCTGTCTCGTCGTCTGGTCGCCGAGAGTGTTCCGAAGAGTCCATTGGAGAACTAGACGCTCCAAACTACATTAAATATTTTTACTTCGGTGAAGTTGATGGCTTTCCACCTAAAAAACGCTTAGTAGAATCGTCTGACTTGGTGGTGGAAGCACATTCGTCTTCTCAGGTAGCTAATAGACGACATCGAGGTTGAGTTCGTCATACATCTTATCAAGCATCGCCAGAGCAGACTGAAAATGTGCGTAGTGTTTCTGCATGTATACAAATGTCTTATATAGCGAGATTACTGACTGAATATATCGACTGAAAATTATCCAATCGGGCGATCAACCGGAATATTTGTCTTGTTCAATAGGCGATTGAGTATCTTCCTCTGATTTCCTCTCTTTGCTATGCCATCGGATAGCTCCACACGTGTGGAAGGCGAGCAGGAATCACTGAGCAAGTCCGGTACACTCGACCAACTGCTATCGAGTATCAGTTCGGATTCTTTCTGGAGTTGGTATCGAGAGCGAGAGACGACTCGTAACATCGAAAACGGAACACCACAGTTCAATCGTCCCAGTCCACCTCCGTCACCGAATCAGCACACGCCGAGTCGGTTGCTCCAGTGCCATCGACGAGTATACTATCAGCTCAACAATGCTCCAGCCGAAACAACTCCACCAGAAGGTCTCTACTGGTTCGGTTCTCGGTTTGAAACTGATATCATCGTTCCTTTTCTGCGAAAACTCGTATCCCCAGACTTGTACGTCCGAAATTCTATTTGGGTCGATTTTGAAGTAGAATCTTCGAACAAAACACTCCGTTTTAAAGGGAAGACAGACCCGGTGGTTGTCGATGTTACTGGTGAACCGATTCTGCTTACAGAAATCAAAACGACATCGTCAGTCGAAAGCGTAGACGAGGTACGTCCACGTCACAGAGCACAGGTTCATGCTTGTATGTACGGTTTATCCCAAGAGTTCAATACTTCTGTTGAGGACACAGTCGTCATTTACGGAGATCGAAAGACATTGGATTTTCGGTCATTCTACGTTCCATTCGATCCGGAATTCTGGCATGACCACGTACTCGGCTGGATCGAGGAGAACAGTAAATATAGACGCACTGAGAAGTTGCCTCCAGCGAAACCGGAAGCCGAATGGGAGTGTTCTATTTGTCCATTTCAGCGCCGATGTGGGAAATCAGATGATCCATATTTTGACCTAGGGTTTTTCGGACTTCTTCCGTTGTTCAGTGGGTATTCGAAGGACAGAGTAGAAGCATATCTTCGAGCGCACCCGAATGCAAAACTGACACCAACGCTGGCGTATCAGTATTCTACCCTTGCTGATGAGGTTGGAGCATACGACTGGGTGTGTGAAGCGTGTTCATCTTCTTATTCCGTGGATGAAATCGAGTGGGCCGGGAGCGTAGAGCAACCGCCATTATGTCCGGTCTGCTGCCAAAACGAGATTCCTGCACCACTGTCCGATCCATCGCCAAGAAAACAGAAATTGCTGAATTGAAACTATGTAGTAGGAAGGTCAACTCCAGTTTACTCCTTCAGTATATAGCTATCTTATCCGTAGTTGGTTGCTCCTAAGATTGACAGTTTACATTATTATATCTATTAGGTGACTTATTTTGAGGTGACTAATTAGACATAGATCATTTGAGTGCCAAAACTACTCGTAACTGTATTTACTTAGGGGGTGTTTCTAAACAATTCGAAACAAATATCTTCTTTTAGAATGGTTATATGAGCGTTAAAAACAAATCTATGGACAAATCCATGTTGAAGAAGAATCAGAAAATTCTCGATTCTATGAAACAACGTAAATCTGTTCAAATCCCATTATGCTTCCTTTCCAGTTTTTAATTTTACAATTTAAATTTAGATATTTTATCAATACTGCGTGTGTGTCCCCATCTGAGGTTTTTTCCTCTGAAGAACTAAATTCATTTCCTCAAATAGCAAAATTATATATTCATTGTGGTATTACACCCAATCGTCACCTAAGGGGACAACTCTAGGTGATAAAACTCCAACAGTGTTCTCCCTATCAATAGCCATTGCTTTGGCTACATGATGAGGAGTGCCCAGGGCATGATAGTGCCCTGAGCTTGGAGCAGGCAACCAATCATGATATGCCCAAACTCCAGTAGCAGGTACGAACAGTATCAAGAAAAGTCCTCCGGGGACGACACAGACACACCTACTGCGTATCGCACCAGCAGAAGTATACGGCAGTCGAATCGAATACAAAATAAAAGTTATTCGAGATTGTGGATGTTCGCCAGTTCACAACTCGATGAGTACGCATGTGAGGCTGGTGAGGTTCGTTCGATACTCATGTCAAAACAGCACAGTCAGGGAGGGCCCACTACCTGTGTACGCGCGAGTATTGACCGAGTCTTAGGGAGGGGGGAGTATAGATGAACTCTCTCTCATCCCCCAGTGTCTCAACTGTGAGTGCGCTCCAAATGTCCGCAGTTGCGGTTGTCATGTTGCTGTTC
Protein-coding sequences here:
- a CDS encoding CRISPR-associated protein Cas4 — encoded protein: MEGEQESLSKSGTLDQLLSSISSDSFWSWYRERETTRNIENGTPQFNRPSPPPSPNQHTPSRLLQCHRRVYYQLNNAPAETTPPEGLYWFGSRFETDIIVPFLRKLVSPDLYVRNSIWVDFEVESSNKTLRFKGKTDPVVVDVTGEPILLTEIKTTSSVESVDEVRPRHRAQVHACMYGLSQEFNTSVEDTVVIYGDRKTLDFRSFYVPFDPEFWHDHVLGWIEENSKYRRTEKLPPAKPEAEWECSICPFQRRCGKSDDPYFDLGFFGLLPLFSGYSKDRVEAYLRAHPNAKLTPTLAYQYSTLADEVGAYDWVCEACSSSYSVDEIEWAGSVEQPPLCPVCCQNEIPAPLSDPSPRKQKLLN
- a CDS encoding helix-turn-helix domain-containing protein, with amino-acid sequence MDSSEHSRRPDDETAPDEGILSVELPETSLFDLDDYLRMYQVASKPKQFRILNALAQSSELSTSELSEILGEQDNALHYPLRTLKDAALIRNRRDPNTGTKETYSYYELTEMGQTVLTEGVREGIENLVQQEIAFEEKYGG